The DNA region CGATTGTGTATGCCGGCGCGGATTATTTTGATGTTGTCGGTTATCGCTGGCGCGGACAAATTTGCGAGAACTCGAAACAACTTGCATTCGGTCACGTCGTTCCTGAAATGAATCACAATGAACTTGTCGGTTGGAAAGTATTGAAACAGCAAATGAACAATATGACGGTTATTTTCCTCCGCGATAAAAAAGACCACAAGCGTGTTGGACTCCGAATGAATATTATGAAAGAAGTTCTCGCACAATACACAACAAATATCGAAGAATGTTGGAGCGAGGGAAAATCGAATCTCACACGAATGTTTTCTCTCATTCATCTCGGCGATTGGACAAGTTTCTATCTCGCAATTCTCAACAACGTCAATCCAACACCCGTGGAAGTAATTGATTATTTGAAGAATGAATTGGGGAAGGTGAAATGATATGCACGATAGAATTTCAATCAATCCAAATATTTGTCACGGAAAAGCGTGTATAAAAGGAACGCGGATTATGGTTTCCGTAATATTGGATAACTTAGCAGAAGGAGTTTCAGAAGAAGAAATTTTGAAAGGTTATCCATCGCTTACAAAAGAAGATATTCGCGCGGCAATTGGTTACGCATCAGATTTAGCGCATGAACGCATTTTGGAATTTGCGTAAGGATGAAATTCAAAACCGACGAAAACTTACCGGAAGAAATTGCTTATCTGCTACGTGAAGCCAGTTACGATGCAATGAGCGTTCGCGAACAACAATTCGGCGGAGAAGACGATAGCATAATTGCAAAAGTTTGTCTTTCAGAAAACAGAATTTTAGTAACGCTTGATGACGATTTTTCTGACATCAGAACGTATCCTCCAAAAAATTATCCCGGATTTATTGTATTACGCGTTCATAAGCAAGACAAATTCACAATAATCAACGCGTTTAAGAAAATTCTTCCTCTCATACAAAAAGAATTTGTCGAGCATCTTCTTTGGATAGTTGAGCCACATCGAATACGAGTTCGTGGAGAAGAATAACTTGTCCTTCCACCTCACCACCGATTTACAACCTTCCGGCGACCAACCTGA from Ignavibacteria bacterium includes:
- a CDS encoding DUF433 domain-containing protein; translation: MHDRISINPNICHGKACIKGTRIMVSVILDNLAEGVSEEEILKGYPSLTKEDIRAAIGYASDLAHERILEFA